The following are from one region of the Hemibagrus wyckioides isolate EC202008001 linkage group LG24, SWU_Hwy_1.0, whole genome shotgun sequence genome:
- the anln gene encoding anillin isoform X1 — protein sequence MDPFTEKLLERTRARRENLQKKMAERPTAANRQMTKRSREPLAETNSVISQPPAEKVLPSSKPSPSKRRCSEENAVGEENKEPATLQVTASEPAKDKSPTTAPSSVHSATVERLPMHSSLDSGKGPAHTLPDTEKIEACPSQTRTGCTDKMKHSMMAESSEDLKGTPAATPTASNMRSRLQRLAEQRHYWDSEGNLEPVPNSIALSPVKSQRMEIATNPAPAITSEKPLGRKGRLANLAATISSWEDDLGQPPTYRDNAQGQPGTACVPPPAHVGMSTSVKPISVAQQAKTVQPVASKSVHSTQQPPVYSPVKPSRVIPPSPQKTEVPERKLAKGHLSPASSPVKSFSSQHSTPLKSGRVPSSSQSTQSSQSPLKAPCKDLGLGKSVNASPAKTNVPANPSSSVVLSQAAERLTKDSTPLPKGGPVGPSGGVKSFLERFGERCQERNQGSPLNGVGLARSPVVTPSSTHKSTLFQERLAVTQGTSSTALLTQKQKMERDVELAQVRSRFQNNKMSKSREDLTEDTNNSESKVEKDPIKTSVPVLNTELSAPVLDILEKKSSENETSNIKPVMSSPMKKVEVSVEKEEMEEQKEKGKKIKSSSEEEIREIEMNVDGSINSEVINHYFEDVLEENDEHDAEEDDEEDALNISSMSLLTPLAETVAAVVKSPERKVMTSTPASSFIEKNGTPEGVSRPTKFQRARMLCAGSSDSIDALEEEHKLPYSIDAYRSTRIKETERPQVKQVIVRKEDVSQRMEEPQNASHISIKQKMQVLTNEMNMQQTVIHQASQALNCCTDEEHGKGSQVEAEAERLLLIATERRVALKAELDRLKAEGPAIQKKSSSKAPEDIGVPASKGSITLQELRLPLKADFVCSTANRPESGCHYFFVMIRAGAENTVATPLASINNSLSGDALTFSTKFTLPDVSSDFEIDIEVYYLVLKRELFLDKRKKPSKSKAITPKRFLAITKSNLQTPVVASPGGPNAVRSSNFALVGSHKLTLAAIGKNKFPLEKMNYEGCESRLLSDMFQTKVPFLCPLEGHIYLRIQCEVDSHVQERGFLTMFEDVSGFGAWHRRWCVLSGYCISYWTYPDDEKRKNPIGRINLASCVSRKVEPANREFCARPNTFELITVRPQRDDDKETLVSQCKNTMCVTKNWLSADTKDERNLWMRKLNQILVDLRMWQPDSCYRPV from the exons ATGGATCCGTTCACCGAG AAACTGTTAGAGCGCACTCGAGCTCGGAGGGAGAATCTTCAGAAGAAGATGGCGGAGAGGCCCACAGCAGCCAATCGACAAATGACCAAGAGGTCAAGAGAGCCACTCGCAGAGACAAACAGTGTCATCAGTCAGCCACCGGCTGAAAAAG TACTTCCCTCCTCCAAACCCTCTCCTTCTAAGCGCCGCTGCTCAGAGGAGAATGCCGTTGGGGAAGAGAACAAGGAACCCGCTACTCTTCAGGTCACGGCTTCAGAGCCCGCAAAGGACAAGAGTCCCACCACAGCACCAAGCAGTGTCCACTCAGCTACAGTGGAGAGACTACCTATGCATTCTAGCTTAGACTCGGGCAAAGGgcctgcacacacacttccagaCACTGAGAAAATTGAGGCTTGTCCTTCACAGACCAGAACAGGATGCACAGATAAGATGAAGCACTCTATGATGGCGGAAAGCAGCGAAGATCTCAAAGGCACTCCTGCTGCCACTCCAACTGCCAGCAACATGAGATCTCGTCTGCAGAGACTGGCAGAACAGAGGCACTACTGGGATTCAGAGG GTAACTTGGAGCCAGTTCCCAACAGCATAGCTCTGTCCCCTGTTAAATCCCAAAGGATGGAGATTGCTACTAATCCAGCTCCAGCCATCACATCCGAGAAGCCATTAGGCAGGAAGGGCAGACTGGCAAACCTTGCTGCGACAATCAGTTCCTGGGAAGATGATCTCGGGCAACCGCCCACTTACAGAGACAATGCACAAGGgcagcctggcacagcctgtGTTCCTCCTCCAGCACATGTGGGAATGAGCACTAGTGTCAAGCCCATTTCTGTTGCACAACAAGCTAAGACTGTCCAGCCAGTTGCTAGCAAGTCTGTCCACAGCACTCAGCAG CCACCAGTTTATTCTCCAGTCAAGCCCTCCAGAGTGATTCCTCCAAGCCCACAGAAGACTGAGGTTCCTGAGAGAAAGTTGGCTAAAGGACACCTCTCTCCAGCATCCAGCCCTGTGAAGAGCTTCTCTAGTcagcactccactccactcaaaTCTGGAAGAGTCCCATCGTCTTCTCAGTCTACCCAGAGTTCCCAAAGCCCTCTGAAGGCCCCATGCAAAGACCTAGGACTAGGAAAATCGGTTAATGCAAGTCCTGCAAAAACAAATGTTCCTGCCAACCCTTCCTCCAGTGTAGTGCTCTCTCAGGCTGCTGAGAGGCTGACCAAGGATTCAACACCCCTACCGAAAGGTGGCCCAGTTGGACCTTCTG GTGGTGTCAAGTCCTTTTTGGAGCGTTTTGGGGAAAGGTGTCAAGAACGTAATCAGGGTTCTCCTCTTAACGGTGTTGGTCTGGCTCGTTCACCTGTTGTTACACCATCATCCACTCACAAATCGACATTGTTTCAGGAGAGGCTTGCTGTCACACAGGGCACTTCCAGTACAGCCCTCCTCACTCAGAAGCAGAAAATG GAGCGTGATGTAGAATTGGCACAGGTTCGCAGTCGATTTCAGAACAACAAGATGTCAAAAAGCAGAGAGGATCTCACCGAGGACACAAATAACTCAGAATCTAAG GTGGAAAAAGATCCCATTAAAACGTCTGTCCCAGTACTTAACACTGAGCTGTCAGCACCAGTCCTGGatattctggaaaaaaaatccagtgaaaATG AAACCTCAAATATTAAGCCTGTCATGTCAAGCCCAATGAAGAAGGTTGAGGTTTcagtagaaaaagaagaaatggaggagcaaaaagaaaaaggcaaGAAGATTAAAAGCTCTTCAGAGGAGGAGATACGTGAAATCGAGATGAATGTCGATGGCTCCATTAACTCTGAGGTCATTAACCATTATTTTGAAGATGTATTGGAGGAGAATGATGAGCATGATGctgaagaggatgatgaggaagatgCTCTAAACATCTCCTCCATGTCTCTCCTCACCCCGCTGGCAGAGACTGTGGCTGCTGTGGTCAAGAGCCCTGAGAGGAAAGTCATG ACATCAACCCCAGCCAGCTCCTTTATTGAGAAAAATGGAACTCCTGAAGGTGTATCCAGGCCCACAAAATTCCAAAGGGCACGAATGCTTTGTGCTGGCTCTTCTGACAGCATTGATGCTCTGGAAGAAGAGCACAAACTACCCTACAG CATTGATGCATACAGATCAACTAGAATAAAGGAGACTGAGAGACCTCAGGTAAAACAGGTGATTGTGAGGAAAGAAGATGTGTCTCAAAGAATGGAAGAACCCCAGAATGCCAGTCACATTAGCATTAAACAAAAGATGCAG GTTTTGACCAATGAGATGAACATGCAGCAGACGGTGATCCATCAAGCCAGTCAGGCACTGAACTGCTGCACAGACGAGGAGCATGGAAAGGGCTCTCAGgttgaggctgaagctgagaGGCTGCTGCTTATAGCCA CTGAGAGAAGAGTGGCTCTGAAAGCTGAGCTGGATCGGCTAAAGGCAGAGGGACCAGCAATTCAGAAGAAAAGTTCCTCCAAAGCCCCGGAAGACATCGGAGTGCCTGCCTCCAAGGGCTCCATCACCCTGCAAGAGCTCAGATTACCACTTAAGGCAGACTTTGTCTGTTCTACCGCTAATAGGCCTG aatctGGATGCCATTACTTCTTTGTGATGATCCGTGCTGGAGCCGAAAACACGGTTGCTACTCCTCTGGCCAGCATCAACAATTCACTCAGTGGGGATGCCTTGACCTTTTCCACCAAGTTTACTCT gcCTGATGTGTCCAGTGACTTTGAGATTGATATTGAGGTTTATTATCTT GTTCTGAAACGTGAGCTGTTTCTTGATAAAAGAAAGAAGCCATCTAAGTCCAAG GCAATCACTCCCAAGAGATTCCTTGCAATCACT AAAAGCAATCTCCAAACACCTG TAGTGGCAAGTCCCGGGGGCCCGAATGCAGTGCGCTCCAGTAACTTTGCTCTTGTTGGGTCACACAAGTTAACCCTGGCTGCTATTGGGAAAAACAAATTTCCCCTGGAAAAG ATGAATTATGAAGGGTGTGAGAGCAGGCTTCTCAGTGACATGTTTCAGACTAAG GTTCCCTTTCTCTGTCCTTTGGAAGGCCATATTTACCTCAGGATTCAGTGTGAGGTTGACTCCCACGTGCAGGAAAGAGGCTTTTTG ACCATGTTTGAAGATGTCAGTGGTTTTGGAGCCTGGCATAGGAGATGGTGTGTCCTCTCAGGGTACTGCATCTCCTACTGGACTTATCCCGATGATGAAAAACGCAAG AATCCTATTGGTCGTATCAACTTGGCAAGCTGTGTAAGTCGGAAAGTGGAGCCTGCTAACCGCGAGTTCTGTGCCCGGCCCAACACTTTTGAACTGATTACAGTGAGACCACAACGGGACGATGACAAAGAAACTCTGGTCAGCCAGTGCAAGAACACGATGTGTGTCACAAA GAACTGGCTTAGTGCTGATACAAAAGACGAGAGAAATCTGTGGATGCGGAAGCTCAATCAAATCCTAGTAGATCTGCGCATGTGGCAGCCAGACTCGTGTTACAGGCCAGTGTGA
- the anln gene encoding anillin isoform X3, with amino-acid sequence MDPFTEKLLERTRARRENLQKKMAERPTAANRQMTKRSREPLAETNSVISQPPAEKVLPSSKPSPSKRRCSEENAVGEENKEPATLQVTASEPAKDKSPTTAPSSVHSATVERLPMHSSLDSGKGPAHTLPDTEKIEACPSQTRTGCTDKMKHSMMAESSEDLKGTPAATPTASNMRSRLQRLAEQRHYWDSEGNLEPVPNSIALSPVKSQRMEIATNPAPAITSEKPLGRKGRLANLAATISSWEDDLGQPPTYRDNAQGQPGTACVPPPAHVGMSTSVKPISVAQQAKTVQPVASKSVHSTQQPPVYSPVKPSRVIPPSPQKTEVPERKLAKGHLSPASSPVKSFSSQHSTPLKSGRVPSSSQSTQSSQSPLKAPCKDLGLGKSVNASPAKTNVPANPSSSVVLSQAAERLTKDSTPLPKGGPVGPSGGVKSFLERFGERCQERNQGSPLNGVGLARSPVVTPSSTHKSTLFQERLAVTQGTSSTALLTQKQKMERDVELAQVRSRFQNNKMSKSREDLTEDTNNSESKVEKDPIKTSVPVLNTELSAPVLDILEKKSSENETSNIKPVMSSPMKKVEVSVEKEEMEEQKEKGKKIKSSSEEEIREIEMNVDGSINSEVINHYFEDVLEENDEHDAEEDDEEDALNISSMSLLTPLAETVAAVVKSPERKVMTSTPASSFIEKNGTPEGVSRPTKFQRARMLCAGSSDSIDALEEEHKLPYSIDAYRSTRIKETERPQVKQVIVRKEDVSQRMEEPQNASHISIKQKMQVLTNEMNMQQTVIHQASQALNCCTDEEHGKGSQVEAEAERLLLIATERRVALKAELDRLKAEGPAIQKKSSSKAPEDIGVPASKGSITLQELRLPLKADFVCSTANRPESGCHYFFVMIRAGAENTVATPLASINNSLSGDALTFSTKFTLPDVSSDFEIDIEVYYLVLKRELFLDKRKKPSKSKAITPKRFLAITKSNLQTPVVASPGGPNAVRSSNFALVGSHKLTLAAIGKNKFPLEKVPFLCPLEGHIYLRIQCEVDSHVQERGFLTMFEDVSGFGAWHRRWCVLSGYCISYWTYPDDEKRKNPIGRINLASCVSRKVEPANREFCARPNTFELITVRPQRDDDKETLVSQCKNTMCVTKNWLSADTKDERNLWMRKLNQILVDLRMWQPDSCYRPV; translated from the exons ATGGATCCGTTCACCGAG AAACTGTTAGAGCGCACTCGAGCTCGGAGGGAGAATCTTCAGAAGAAGATGGCGGAGAGGCCCACAGCAGCCAATCGACAAATGACCAAGAGGTCAAGAGAGCCACTCGCAGAGACAAACAGTGTCATCAGTCAGCCACCGGCTGAAAAAG TACTTCCCTCCTCCAAACCCTCTCCTTCTAAGCGCCGCTGCTCAGAGGAGAATGCCGTTGGGGAAGAGAACAAGGAACCCGCTACTCTTCAGGTCACGGCTTCAGAGCCCGCAAAGGACAAGAGTCCCACCACAGCACCAAGCAGTGTCCACTCAGCTACAGTGGAGAGACTACCTATGCATTCTAGCTTAGACTCGGGCAAAGGgcctgcacacacacttccagaCACTGAGAAAATTGAGGCTTGTCCTTCACAGACCAGAACAGGATGCACAGATAAGATGAAGCACTCTATGATGGCGGAAAGCAGCGAAGATCTCAAAGGCACTCCTGCTGCCACTCCAACTGCCAGCAACATGAGATCTCGTCTGCAGAGACTGGCAGAACAGAGGCACTACTGGGATTCAGAGG GTAACTTGGAGCCAGTTCCCAACAGCATAGCTCTGTCCCCTGTTAAATCCCAAAGGATGGAGATTGCTACTAATCCAGCTCCAGCCATCACATCCGAGAAGCCATTAGGCAGGAAGGGCAGACTGGCAAACCTTGCTGCGACAATCAGTTCCTGGGAAGATGATCTCGGGCAACCGCCCACTTACAGAGACAATGCACAAGGgcagcctggcacagcctgtGTTCCTCCTCCAGCACATGTGGGAATGAGCACTAGTGTCAAGCCCATTTCTGTTGCACAACAAGCTAAGACTGTCCAGCCAGTTGCTAGCAAGTCTGTCCACAGCACTCAGCAG CCACCAGTTTATTCTCCAGTCAAGCCCTCCAGAGTGATTCCTCCAAGCCCACAGAAGACTGAGGTTCCTGAGAGAAAGTTGGCTAAAGGACACCTCTCTCCAGCATCCAGCCCTGTGAAGAGCTTCTCTAGTcagcactccactccactcaaaTCTGGAAGAGTCCCATCGTCTTCTCAGTCTACCCAGAGTTCCCAAAGCCCTCTGAAGGCCCCATGCAAAGACCTAGGACTAGGAAAATCGGTTAATGCAAGTCCTGCAAAAACAAATGTTCCTGCCAACCCTTCCTCCAGTGTAGTGCTCTCTCAGGCTGCTGAGAGGCTGACCAAGGATTCAACACCCCTACCGAAAGGTGGCCCAGTTGGACCTTCTG GTGGTGTCAAGTCCTTTTTGGAGCGTTTTGGGGAAAGGTGTCAAGAACGTAATCAGGGTTCTCCTCTTAACGGTGTTGGTCTGGCTCGTTCACCTGTTGTTACACCATCATCCACTCACAAATCGACATTGTTTCAGGAGAGGCTTGCTGTCACACAGGGCACTTCCAGTACAGCCCTCCTCACTCAGAAGCAGAAAATG GAGCGTGATGTAGAATTGGCACAGGTTCGCAGTCGATTTCAGAACAACAAGATGTCAAAAAGCAGAGAGGATCTCACCGAGGACACAAATAACTCAGAATCTAAG GTGGAAAAAGATCCCATTAAAACGTCTGTCCCAGTACTTAACACTGAGCTGTCAGCACCAGTCCTGGatattctggaaaaaaaatccagtgaaaATG AAACCTCAAATATTAAGCCTGTCATGTCAAGCCCAATGAAGAAGGTTGAGGTTTcagtagaaaaagaagaaatggaggagcaaaaagaaaaaggcaaGAAGATTAAAAGCTCTTCAGAGGAGGAGATACGTGAAATCGAGATGAATGTCGATGGCTCCATTAACTCTGAGGTCATTAACCATTATTTTGAAGATGTATTGGAGGAGAATGATGAGCATGATGctgaagaggatgatgaggaagatgCTCTAAACATCTCCTCCATGTCTCTCCTCACCCCGCTGGCAGAGACTGTGGCTGCTGTGGTCAAGAGCCCTGAGAGGAAAGTCATG ACATCAACCCCAGCCAGCTCCTTTATTGAGAAAAATGGAACTCCTGAAGGTGTATCCAGGCCCACAAAATTCCAAAGGGCACGAATGCTTTGTGCTGGCTCTTCTGACAGCATTGATGCTCTGGAAGAAGAGCACAAACTACCCTACAG CATTGATGCATACAGATCAACTAGAATAAAGGAGACTGAGAGACCTCAGGTAAAACAGGTGATTGTGAGGAAAGAAGATGTGTCTCAAAGAATGGAAGAACCCCAGAATGCCAGTCACATTAGCATTAAACAAAAGATGCAG GTTTTGACCAATGAGATGAACATGCAGCAGACGGTGATCCATCAAGCCAGTCAGGCACTGAACTGCTGCACAGACGAGGAGCATGGAAAGGGCTCTCAGgttgaggctgaagctgagaGGCTGCTGCTTATAGCCA CTGAGAGAAGAGTGGCTCTGAAAGCTGAGCTGGATCGGCTAAAGGCAGAGGGACCAGCAATTCAGAAGAAAAGTTCCTCCAAAGCCCCGGAAGACATCGGAGTGCCTGCCTCCAAGGGCTCCATCACCCTGCAAGAGCTCAGATTACCACTTAAGGCAGACTTTGTCTGTTCTACCGCTAATAGGCCTG aatctGGATGCCATTACTTCTTTGTGATGATCCGTGCTGGAGCCGAAAACACGGTTGCTACTCCTCTGGCCAGCATCAACAATTCACTCAGTGGGGATGCCTTGACCTTTTCCACCAAGTTTACTCT gcCTGATGTGTCCAGTGACTTTGAGATTGATATTGAGGTTTATTATCTT GTTCTGAAACGTGAGCTGTTTCTTGATAAAAGAAAGAAGCCATCTAAGTCCAAG GCAATCACTCCCAAGAGATTCCTTGCAATCACT AAAAGCAATCTCCAAACACCTG TAGTGGCAAGTCCCGGGGGCCCGAATGCAGTGCGCTCCAGTAACTTTGCTCTTGTTGGGTCACACAAGTTAACCCTGGCTGCTATTGGGAAAAACAAATTTCCCCTGGAAAAG GTTCCCTTTCTCTGTCCTTTGGAAGGCCATATTTACCTCAGGATTCAGTGTGAGGTTGACTCCCACGTGCAGGAAAGAGGCTTTTTG ACCATGTTTGAAGATGTCAGTGGTTTTGGAGCCTGGCATAGGAGATGGTGTGTCCTCTCAGGGTACTGCATCTCCTACTGGACTTATCCCGATGATGAAAAACGCAAG AATCCTATTGGTCGTATCAACTTGGCAAGCTGTGTAAGTCGGAAAGTGGAGCCTGCTAACCGCGAGTTCTGTGCCCGGCCCAACACTTTTGAACTGATTACAGTGAGACCACAACGGGACGATGACAAAGAAACTCTGGTCAGCCAGTGCAAGAACACGATGTGTGTCACAAA GAACTGGCTTAGTGCTGATACAAAAGACGAGAGAAATCTGTGGATGCGGAAGCTCAATCAAATCCTAGTAGATCTGCGCATGTGGCAGCCAGACTCGTGTTACAGGCCAGTGTGA
- the anln gene encoding anillin isoform X2 — MDPFTEKLLERTRARRENLQKKMAERPTAANRQMTKRSREPLAETNSVISQPPAEKVLPSSKPSPSKRRCSEENAVGEENKEPATLQVTASEPAKDKSPTTAPSSVHSATVERLPMHSSLDSGKGPAHTLPDTEKIEACPSQTRTGCTDKMKHSMMAESSEDLKGTPAATPTASNMRSRLQRLAEQRHYWDSEGNLEPVPNSIALSPVKSQRMEIATNPAPAITSEKPLGRKGRLANLAATISSWEDDLGQPPTYRDNAQGQPGTACVPPPAHVGMSTSVKPISVAQQAKTVQPVASKSVHSTQQPPVYSPVKPSRVIPPSPQKTEVPERKLAKGHLSPASSPVKSFSSQHSTPLKSGRVPSSSQSTQSSQSPLKAPCKDLGLGKSVNASPAKTNVPANPSSSVVLSQAAERLTKDSTPLPKGGPVGPSGGVKSFLERFGERCQERNQGSPLNGVGLARSPVVTPSSTHKSTLFQERLAVTQGTSSTALLTQKQKMERDVELAQVRSRFQNNKMSKSREDLTEDTNNSESKVEKDPIKTSVPVLNTELSAPVLDILEKKSSENETSNIKPVMSSPMKKVEVSVEKEEMEEQKEKGKKIKSSSEEEIREIEMNVDGSINSEVINHYFEDVLEENDEHDAEEDDEEDALNISSMSLLTPLAETVAAVVKSPERKVMTSTPASSFIEKNGTPEGVSRPTKFQRARMLCAGSSDSIDALEEEHKLPYSIDAYRSTRIKETERPQVKQVIVRKEDVSQRMEEPQNASHISIKQKMQVLTNEMNMQQTVIHQASQALNCCTDEEHGKGSQVEAEAERLLLIATERRVALKAELDRLKAEGPAIQKKSSSKAPEDIGVPASKGSITLQELRLPLKADFVCSTANRPESGCHYFFVMIRAGAENTVATPLASINNSLSGDALTFSTKFTLPDVSSDFEIDIEVYYLVLKRELFLDKRKKPSKSKAITPKRFLAITKSNLQTPVASPGGPNAVRSSNFALVGSHKLTLAAIGKNKFPLEKMNYEGCESRLLSDMFQTKVPFLCPLEGHIYLRIQCEVDSHVQERGFLTMFEDVSGFGAWHRRWCVLSGYCISYWTYPDDEKRKNPIGRINLASCVSRKVEPANREFCARPNTFELITVRPQRDDDKETLVSQCKNTMCVTKNWLSADTKDERNLWMRKLNQILVDLRMWQPDSCYRPV, encoded by the exons ATGGATCCGTTCACCGAG AAACTGTTAGAGCGCACTCGAGCTCGGAGGGAGAATCTTCAGAAGAAGATGGCGGAGAGGCCCACAGCAGCCAATCGACAAATGACCAAGAGGTCAAGAGAGCCACTCGCAGAGACAAACAGTGTCATCAGTCAGCCACCGGCTGAAAAAG TACTTCCCTCCTCCAAACCCTCTCCTTCTAAGCGCCGCTGCTCAGAGGAGAATGCCGTTGGGGAAGAGAACAAGGAACCCGCTACTCTTCAGGTCACGGCTTCAGAGCCCGCAAAGGACAAGAGTCCCACCACAGCACCAAGCAGTGTCCACTCAGCTACAGTGGAGAGACTACCTATGCATTCTAGCTTAGACTCGGGCAAAGGgcctgcacacacacttccagaCACTGAGAAAATTGAGGCTTGTCCTTCACAGACCAGAACAGGATGCACAGATAAGATGAAGCACTCTATGATGGCGGAAAGCAGCGAAGATCTCAAAGGCACTCCTGCTGCCACTCCAACTGCCAGCAACATGAGATCTCGTCTGCAGAGACTGGCAGAACAGAGGCACTACTGGGATTCAGAGG GTAACTTGGAGCCAGTTCCCAACAGCATAGCTCTGTCCCCTGTTAAATCCCAAAGGATGGAGATTGCTACTAATCCAGCTCCAGCCATCACATCCGAGAAGCCATTAGGCAGGAAGGGCAGACTGGCAAACCTTGCTGCGACAATCAGTTCCTGGGAAGATGATCTCGGGCAACCGCCCACTTACAGAGACAATGCACAAGGgcagcctggcacagcctgtGTTCCTCCTCCAGCACATGTGGGAATGAGCACTAGTGTCAAGCCCATTTCTGTTGCACAACAAGCTAAGACTGTCCAGCCAGTTGCTAGCAAGTCTGTCCACAGCACTCAGCAG CCACCAGTTTATTCTCCAGTCAAGCCCTCCAGAGTGATTCCTCCAAGCCCACAGAAGACTGAGGTTCCTGAGAGAAAGTTGGCTAAAGGACACCTCTCTCCAGCATCCAGCCCTGTGAAGAGCTTCTCTAGTcagcactccactccactcaaaTCTGGAAGAGTCCCATCGTCTTCTCAGTCTACCCAGAGTTCCCAAAGCCCTCTGAAGGCCCCATGCAAAGACCTAGGACTAGGAAAATCGGTTAATGCAAGTCCTGCAAAAACAAATGTTCCTGCCAACCCTTCCTCCAGTGTAGTGCTCTCTCAGGCTGCTGAGAGGCTGACCAAGGATTCAACACCCCTACCGAAAGGTGGCCCAGTTGGACCTTCTG GTGGTGTCAAGTCCTTTTTGGAGCGTTTTGGGGAAAGGTGTCAAGAACGTAATCAGGGTTCTCCTCTTAACGGTGTTGGTCTGGCTCGTTCACCTGTTGTTACACCATCATCCACTCACAAATCGACATTGTTTCAGGAGAGGCTTGCTGTCACACAGGGCACTTCCAGTACAGCCCTCCTCACTCAGAAGCAGAAAATG GAGCGTGATGTAGAATTGGCACAGGTTCGCAGTCGATTTCAGAACAACAAGATGTCAAAAAGCAGAGAGGATCTCACCGAGGACACAAATAACTCAGAATCTAAG GTGGAAAAAGATCCCATTAAAACGTCTGTCCCAGTACTTAACACTGAGCTGTCAGCACCAGTCCTGGatattctggaaaaaaaatccagtgaaaATG AAACCTCAAATATTAAGCCTGTCATGTCAAGCCCAATGAAGAAGGTTGAGGTTTcagtagaaaaagaagaaatggaggagcaaaaagaaaaaggcaaGAAGATTAAAAGCTCTTCAGAGGAGGAGATACGTGAAATCGAGATGAATGTCGATGGCTCCATTAACTCTGAGGTCATTAACCATTATTTTGAAGATGTATTGGAGGAGAATGATGAGCATGATGctgaagaggatgatgaggaagatgCTCTAAACATCTCCTCCATGTCTCTCCTCACCCCGCTGGCAGAGACTGTGGCTGCTGTGGTCAAGAGCCCTGAGAGGAAAGTCATG ACATCAACCCCAGCCAGCTCCTTTATTGAGAAAAATGGAACTCCTGAAGGTGTATCCAGGCCCACAAAATTCCAAAGGGCACGAATGCTTTGTGCTGGCTCTTCTGACAGCATTGATGCTCTGGAAGAAGAGCACAAACTACCCTACAG CATTGATGCATACAGATCAACTAGAATAAAGGAGACTGAGAGACCTCAGGTAAAACAGGTGATTGTGAGGAAAGAAGATGTGTCTCAAAGAATGGAAGAACCCCAGAATGCCAGTCACATTAGCATTAAACAAAAGATGCAG GTTTTGACCAATGAGATGAACATGCAGCAGACGGTGATCCATCAAGCCAGTCAGGCACTGAACTGCTGCACAGACGAGGAGCATGGAAAGGGCTCTCAGgttgaggctgaagctgagaGGCTGCTGCTTATAGCCA CTGAGAGAAGAGTGGCTCTGAAAGCTGAGCTGGATCGGCTAAAGGCAGAGGGACCAGCAATTCAGAAGAAAAGTTCCTCCAAAGCCCCGGAAGACATCGGAGTGCCTGCCTCCAAGGGCTCCATCACCCTGCAAGAGCTCAGATTACCACTTAAGGCAGACTTTGTCTGTTCTACCGCTAATAGGCCTG aatctGGATGCCATTACTTCTTTGTGATGATCCGTGCTGGAGCCGAAAACACGGTTGCTACTCCTCTGGCCAGCATCAACAATTCACTCAGTGGGGATGCCTTGACCTTTTCCACCAAGTTTACTCT gcCTGATGTGTCCAGTGACTTTGAGATTGATATTGAGGTTTATTATCTT GTTCTGAAACGTGAGCTGTTTCTTGATAAAAGAAAGAAGCCATCTAAGTCCAAG GCAATCACTCCCAAGAGATTCCTTGCAATCACT AAAAGCAATCTCCAAACACCTG TGGCAAGTCCCGGGGGCCCGAATGCAGTGCGCTCCAGTAACTTTGCTCTTGTTGGGTCACACAAGTTAACCCTGGCTGCTATTGGGAAAAACAAATTTCCCCTGGAAAAG ATGAATTATGAAGGGTGTGAGAGCAGGCTTCTCAGTGACATGTTTCAGACTAAG GTTCCCTTTCTCTGTCCTTTGGAAGGCCATATTTACCTCAGGATTCAGTGTGAGGTTGACTCCCACGTGCAGGAAAGAGGCTTTTTG ACCATGTTTGAAGATGTCAGTGGTTTTGGAGCCTGGCATAGGAGATGGTGTGTCCTCTCAGGGTACTGCATCTCCTACTGGACTTATCCCGATGATGAAAAACGCAAG AATCCTATTGGTCGTATCAACTTGGCAAGCTGTGTAAGTCGGAAAGTGGAGCCTGCTAACCGCGAGTTCTGTGCCCGGCCCAACACTTTTGAACTGATTACAGTGAGACCACAACGGGACGATGACAAAGAAACTCTGGTCAGCCAGTGCAAGAACACGATGTGTGTCACAAA GAACTGGCTTAGTGCTGATACAAAAGACGAGAGAAATCTGTGGATGCGGAAGCTCAATCAAATCCTAGTAGATCTGCGCATGTGGCAGCCAGACTCGTGTTACAGGCCAGTGTGA